A genomic window from Caballeronia sp. SBC1 includes:
- a CDS encoding formimidoylglutamate deiminase translates to MTRNSLFAEHARLQDGWRRDVLLEWDDHGTLIAVTPDSTQPASVNKARGPMLAGMPNLHSHAFQRAMAGLTEYRANPTDSFWSWRDLMYRFAARISPDSIGDIARWLYIEMLKAGYTSVCEFHYVHHAPDGEPYANPAEMAARVVDAAAQTGIGMTMLPVLYQYGGFGEREPTAGQARFVHTPESLLDALISLRSAQPENGNLRYGVAPHSLRAVSKESLGRLLSGLDSAFPGAPVHIHIAEQTAEVDACLETLNARPVRWLLDNFDVTERWCLVHATHVDEDEVREMAASGAIAGLCLTTEANLGDGIFPAHAYLNDGGRFGLGSDSHIAVDWRSELRLLEYGQRLTRRERNVLASNEQAHVADRLFDAAVQGGACATGRAVGALEVGRRADFIVLDPDHPAIAGHAPDAWLSGVVFCEHGETPVLDVSVGGHVVVESRRHRDEGASFGKYRNTLAGLLK, encoded by the coding sequence ATGACTCGAAATAGCTTGTTTGCCGAGCACGCGCGTTTGCAAGATGGCTGGCGTCGCGACGTGCTGCTGGAATGGGACGATCACGGTACCTTGATCGCCGTCACGCCGGACAGCACGCAGCCGGCGAGCGTGAATAAAGCCCGAGGCCCGATGCTCGCCGGCATGCCGAATCTTCACTCGCATGCGTTCCAGCGCGCGATGGCGGGGCTCACCGAATATCGCGCGAATCCTACCGACAGCTTCTGGAGCTGGCGCGACCTGATGTACCGGTTTGCCGCACGCATTTCCCCGGACAGCATTGGCGATATCGCGCGCTGGCTTTATATCGAAATGTTGAAGGCGGGCTACACGTCGGTCTGCGAGTTCCACTACGTGCATCACGCGCCGGACGGTGAGCCCTACGCGAATCCCGCTGAAATGGCCGCTCGCGTGGTTGATGCCGCAGCGCAAACCGGCATCGGCATGACAATGTTGCCCGTGCTTTATCAATATGGCGGCTTCGGCGAGCGTGAGCCAACGGCCGGCCAGGCGCGGTTTGTCCACACGCCGGAAAGCTTACTCGATGCCCTCATTTCATTGCGTTCGGCGCAGCCCGAAAACGGCAACCTGCGATACGGCGTGGCGCCGCATTCGCTGCGTGCTGTATCGAAGGAATCGCTGGGCCGTTTGCTCAGCGGACTCGACAGCGCTTTTCCAGGTGCGCCGGTGCATATCCACATAGCCGAGCAGACGGCTGAAGTCGATGCGTGTCTCGAGACGCTGAACGCGCGGCCCGTGCGCTGGCTGCTCGACAACTTCGACGTGACCGAACGCTGGTGCCTCGTGCACGCCACGCACGTCGACGAAGACGAAGTCCGCGAAATGGCCGCAAGTGGCGCCATTGCGGGTCTTTGCCTGACAACCGAAGCTAATCTCGGCGATGGCATTTTCCCCGCGCATGCGTATCTGAATGACGGGGGACGCTTCGGGCTTGGCTCGGACAGCCATATCGCCGTCGACTGGCGCTCGGAACTGCGCTTGCTCGAATACGGGCAACGGCTGACGCGACGCGAGCGCAACGTGCTGGCATCGAACGAACAGGCGCACGTCGCCGACCGTCTCTTCGATGCCGCCGTACAAGGCGGCGCCTGCGCTACCGGTCGCGCGGTCGGCGCGCTCGAAGTGGGGCGCCGGGCGGATTTCATCGTGCTCGATCCCGATCATCCAGCCATTGCCGGACATGCGCCCGACGCGTGGTTATCGGGCGTGGTGTTTTGCGAACACGGTGAGACGCCAGTGCTGGATGTAAGCGTTGGCGGGCACGTTGTGGTCGAGTCGCGCCGGCATCGCGATGAAGGAGCGTCATTCGGGAAGTATCGAAACACGCTGGCCGGATTGCTTAAATAA
- the hutI gene encoding imidazolonepropionase has protein sequence MTDNSVQVWRNARLAARADPADVLENAAIVVRNERIEWFGAEAEIPSAFANAASHDLEGRLVTPGLVDCHTHLVYAGNRAEEFAMRLEGASYEDIAKRGGGIVSTVRNTRAASEDELFTQSLRRLDALLAEGVTALEIKSGYGLDLPTERKMLRVARRLAAARPVTISTTFLGAHALPPEYAGRADDYIAHVCDEMLPTLAAEGLVDAVDVFCERIAFTLEQAERVFNAASKLNLPVKMHAEQLSLMGGAALAAKHHALSADHLEFLDEAGAIAMREAGTVAVLLPGAFYFIREKQLPPIDLLRRHGVPIALATDSNPGTSPSTSLLLMLNMGCTLFRLSVAEVLAGVTRHGAKALGHAEVNGEISVGAKADFVAWDIDSLAELAYWTGLDRCALVIRHGAVTVDKRKKQN, from the coding sequence ATGACTGATAACAGCGTGCAAGTCTGGCGCAATGCACGTCTTGCTGCGCGTGCTGATCCGGCAGATGTGCTTGAAAATGCGGCGATTGTCGTGCGCAACGAGCGCATTGAATGGTTCGGCGCTGAGGCTGAAATACCGTCCGCATTTGCCAACGCCGCAAGTCACGATCTGGAAGGGCGTCTTGTGACGCCGGGTCTTGTCGATTGCCACACGCATCTCGTCTACGCCGGAAACCGTGCCGAAGAATTCGCGATGCGGCTTGAGGGGGCGAGTTACGAAGACATCGCGAAACGCGGCGGCGGCATTGTCTCGACGGTGCGTAACACGCGTGCCGCGAGCGAGGACGAATTGTTCACGCAGTCGCTGCGTCGGCTCGACGCGTTACTCGCCGAAGGCGTCACCGCGCTGGAAATCAAATCAGGTTACGGGCTGGACCTTCCGACCGAACGCAAGATGCTGCGCGTCGCGCGGCGGCTCGCGGCGGCGCGACCGGTGACCATCTCCACGACGTTCCTCGGCGCGCATGCGTTGCCGCCGGAATACGCAGGCCGTGCCGATGACTACATCGCCCATGTCTGCGACGAGATGTTGCCGACGCTCGCGGCAGAAGGTCTTGTCGATGCCGTCGATGTGTTCTGCGAGCGTATTGCGTTCACGCTTGAACAAGCGGAGCGCGTGTTCAACGCGGCATCGAAATTGAATCTGCCCGTGAAAATGCACGCCGAGCAGTTGTCGCTGATGGGCGGCGCGGCGCTGGCGGCGAAGCATCATGCGCTATCCGCCGATCACCTCGAATTCCTCGACGAAGCCGGCGCAATCGCGATGCGCGAAGCCGGCACGGTTGCCGTGCTGTTGCCCGGCGCGTTTTATTTCATCCGCGAAAAACAGTTGCCGCCGATCGACTTGCTGCGTCGCCATGGCGTGCCCATAGCGCTGGCCACCGATAGCAATCCTGGGACATCGCCGAGTACGTCGCTGCTGCTGATGCTTAACATGGGTTGCACGCTGTTCCGTTTGTCGGTGGCGGAAGTGCTCGCGGGCGTGACGCGTCACGGCGCGAAAGCGCTCGGTCACGCCGAGGTGAACGGCGAGATCAGCGTTGGCGCGAAGGCGGATTTTGTTGCGTGGGATATCGACTCGCTGGCCGAGTTGGCGTATTGGACCGGTCTCGATCGATGCGCGCTGGTCATACGCCACGGCGCCGTGACCGTGGATAAACGGAAGAAGCAGAACTAA
- the nadB gene encoding L-aspartate oxidase: protein MNFDVAIIGSGLAGLSVALNLADTRRVAILAKRSVSEGASDWAQGGIAAVLDSADCIDNHVRDTLIAGGGLCDEAATRFIVENGRAAIEWLINEGVPFTKDLSAELGFHLTREGGHSHRRIIHAADATGHAVVTTLNERVRNHPNITVLEDHYAIDLITSERLGLPGHRCHGLYALDLASGRTVTIEAPHTVLATGGAGKVYLYTTNPDTATGDGIAMAWRAGCRVSNMEFIQFHPTCLFHPYAKSFLISEAVRGEGGILRLPDGTRFMPAHDERAELAPRDIVARAIDFEIKKRGIDCVYLDISHQPEAFLQEHFPTILARCREFGIDITKQPIPVVPAAHYTCGGVVTDLAGRTDRVGLYAVGETSCTGLHGANRLASNSLLECLVVGRAAAQAMEKDGFAASGHAPLPAWDESRVSDPDEEVVVAHNWDELRRLMWNYVGIVRTDKRLARAQHRLTLLRDEIHEYYANFKVSRDLLELRNLVDVASLIVESACSRRESRGLHFSRDWPETLSKALPTVLTPPAVRRREI, encoded by the coding sequence ATGAATTTCGACGTGGCAATCATCGGCAGCGGGCTGGCAGGCTTGAGCGTGGCGCTGAATCTGGCGGACACGCGGCGCGTTGCCATCCTCGCCAAACGCAGCGTAAGCGAAGGCGCCAGCGACTGGGCCCAGGGTGGCATTGCGGCCGTGCTCGACTCGGCCGACTGTATCGACAACCACGTTCGCGACACGTTGATCGCAGGCGGCGGCTTGTGCGATGAGGCCGCTACGCGGTTCATCGTGGAAAACGGGCGTGCGGCCATCGAATGGCTGATCAACGAAGGTGTGCCGTTCACGAAGGATCTGTCCGCCGAGCTCGGCTTTCATCTGACGCGTGAAGGCGGACACAGCCATCGACGAATCATTCATGCCGCCGATGCAACCGGTCACGCCGTAGTCACCACGCTCAACGAGCGCGTGCGCAATCATCCGAATATCACGGTCCTCGAAGATCACTACGCCATCGACCTGATCACATCTGAGCGACTCGGGTTGCCCGGGCATCGCTGTCATGGGCTTTATGCCCTCGATCTTGCCAGCGGACGTACGGTCACCATCGAGGCGCCGCATACCGTGCTCGCGACCGGGGGCGCCGGCAAGGTGTATCTGTACACCACCAATCCGGATACGGCGACCGGCGATGGTATTGCAATGGCGTGGCGCGCCGGCTGCCGGGTATCGAACATGGAGTTCATCCAGTTCCATCCGACTTGCCTGTTCCATCCGTACGCGAAGTCCTTCCTGATTTCAGAAGCAGTACGTGGCGAAGGCGGCATCCTGCGCCTGCCCGACGGCACGCGGTTCATGCCCGCTCACGACGAACGCGCTGAACTCGCCCCCCGCGATATAGTCGCCCGGGCGATCGACTTCGAAATCAAGAAGCGCGGTATTGACTGCGTGTATCTCGACATCAGCCATCAGCCGGAAGCGTTCCTTCAAGAGCACTTCCCCACCATTCTTGCACGCTGCCGCGAGTTCGGTATCGATATCACGAAACAGCCTATTCCCGTGGTGCCGGCCGCGCATTACACGTGCGGAGGCGTGGTCACCGACCTGGCCGGCCGCACGGATCGCGTGGGCCTTTATGCCGTGGGTGAAACCTCGTGCACAGGGCTGCACGGGGCGAACCGGCTGGCAAGCAACTCTCTGCTCGAATGCCTGGTGGTCGGGCGTGCAGCGGCGCAAGCCATGGAAAAGGACGGCTTCGCGGCGAGCGGCCATGCACCGTTGCCCGCCTGGGATGAAAGCCGCGTCTCCGATCCGGACGAGGAAGTCGTGGTCGCGCACAACTGGGACGAGTTGCGGCGGCTGATGTGGAATTACGTAGGCATTGTGCGTACCGATAAACGGCTTGCGCGCGCCCAGCATAGGCTGACGCTGCTTCGTGACGAGATCCACGAGTACTACGCGAACTTCAAGGTGAGCCGCGACCTGCTCGAATTGCGTAACCTTGTTGATGTCGCTTCGCTGATTGTGGAAAGCGCGTGCTCACGGCGCGAGAGCCGCGGCTTGCACTTCAGCCGTGACTGGCCGGAGACGTTGTCAAAAGCGCTGCCGACTGTATTGACACCGCCGGCAGTGAGGCGTCGGGAGATTTGA
- the rpmB gene encoding 50S ribosomal protein L28, producing MARVCQVTGKGPMSGNNVSHANNRTKRRFLPNLQNRRFFVESENRWVRLRLTNAGLRLIDKNGIDSVLADLRARGEV from the coding sequence ATGGCACGTGTATGCCAAGTAACCGGGAAGGGGCCGATGAGCGGCAACAACGTTTCCCATGCGAACAACCGCACCAAGCGTCGTTTCCTGCCCAATCTGCAAAATCGCCGCTTCTTCGTTGAAAGCGAAAACCGCTGGGTTCGTCTGCGTCTCACGAACGCCGGCCTTCGCCTGATCGATAAAAACGGCATTGACTCCGTGCTCGCAGATTTGCGCGCACGTGGCGAAGTCTAA
- a CDS encoding branched-chain amino acid ABC transporter substrate-binding protein: protein MRMKFGFALTIAAAVAMTTACSKKSDNEPAAGASAVPEASASVGASVGGGAPAVPASAASVAAASAPAPASNATVVKIGHVAPLSGPLAPLGQDNENGARLAIEEISAQGLTIDGHAIHLELDTQDDAADPKKGLAAAQQLVADHVVAVVGHLNSGVSIPASKIYSDANVAQISGATTNPTFTQQGYKTTFRVVPTDARQGPVLATYALKTLHARKVVVVDDATLYGRGLANEFAKAVVAGGGRIVGHEVTSEKARDFKAILNKIKRVQPDAVMFGGMDVTGGPFAKQATAMGIKAKILGGDGMCSADMPTLAGNAAPNVVCSELGVDVSKLDKGGDFTQHYDTRFHLPVQGYAPFTYDAVYVIVDAMKRANSIEAPKVLAAIASTDFNGLTGHIAFDDKGDLKGGGAITLIDFKDNKKNVIDVITP, encoded by the coding sequence ATGCGAATGAAGTTTGGCTTTGCCCTGACCATCGCGGCTGCGGTTGCGATGACTACGGCGTGCAGCAAAAAGAGTGATAACGAGCCGGCCGCTGGGGCATCGGCGGTGCCGGAAGCGTCGGCGAGTGTGGGAGCGAGCGTAGGAGGCGGTGCGCCGGCCGTGCCGGCATCGGCGGCATCAGTGGCTGCGGCTTCCGCGCCTGCACCGGCCAGCAACGCGACGGTGGTCAAGATCGGCCACGTCGCGCCGCTTAGCGGACCGCTGGCGCCTCTCGGGCAGGACAATGAAAACGGTGCGCGACTGGCCATCGAGGAAATCAGCGCGCAGGGACTGACCATCGACGGTCACGCGATTCATCTCGAACTGGACACGCAGGACGATGCAGCCGATCCCAAGAAGGGGTTGGCAGCGGCGCAGCAACTGGTAGCCGATCACGTGGTGGCGGTCGTCGGACATTTGAATTCGGGCGTGTCGATTCCGGCATCGAAGATCTATAGCGACGCGAACGTGGCGCAGATCTCGGGTGCGACGACCAACCCCACGTTCACGCAGCAAGGGTACAAAACGACGTTCCGTGTGGTGCCGACGGACGCGCGCCAGGGGCCGGTGCTTGCGACCTACGCGCTCAAGACGCTGCACGCGCGGAAAGTCGTGGTTGTAGATGACGCCACGCTCTACGGCCGGGGTCTTGCGAATGAGTTTGCCAAGGCCGTGGTCGCAGGCGGTGGCCGCATCGTGGGGCACGAAGTGACGAGCGAAAAGGCGCGCGATTTCAAGGCAATACTGAACAAGATCAAGCGCGTCCAGCCTGACGCGGTGATGTTCGGGGGCATGGACGTGACCGGCGGACCGTTTGCGAAGCAGGCAACGGCAATGGGCATCAAGGCAAAGATTCTTGGCGGTGACGGCATGTGTTCCGCCGACATGCCCACGCTCGCGGGCAACGCAGCGCCGAACGTGGTGTGCTCGGAACTCGGTGTGGATGTGTCGAAACTGGACAAGGGCGGGGATTTCACGCAGCACTACGACACCCGTTTTCATCTGCCGGTCCAGGGCTACGCGCCGTTCACCTATGACGCCGTGTATGTGATTGTCGACGCCATGAAGCGGGCTAATTCGATTGAAGCGCCAAAGGTGCTTGCCGCGATTGCATCGACGGATTTCAATGGCCTGACAGGGCACATTGCATTCGATGACAAAGGCGATTTGAAAGGCGGCGGTGCAATCACGCTAATCGATTTCAAGGATAACAAGAAGAACGTCATTGACGTCATTACACCGTAA
- the ispH gene encoding 4-hydroxy-3-methylbut-2-enyl diphosphate reductase has protein sequence MSSTDTLLDVEILLAQPRGFCAGVDRAIEIVERAITLFGAPIYVRHEIVHNAYVVEDLRKKGAVFIEDLADAPEGSTLIFSAHGVSKAVRSEAETRGLRVFDATCPLVTKVHMEVAKMRQEGFDIVMIGHKGHPEVEGTMGQSGEGMHLVEDIQDVEALALSDPDRIAYVTQTTLSVDDASAIINALKSKYPSVKEPKKQDICYATQNRQDAVKFLAPQCDVVIVVGSPNSSNSSRLREVAEKRGIPAYMVDSPTQIDPKWVEGKKRIGVTAGASAPEVLAQAVIARLRELGVRNVRPLEGIEETVSFPLPRGLTLPG, from the coding sequence ATGAGCTCCACTGACACCCTTCTCGATGTCGAAATTCTTCTCGCCCAGCCGCGCGGCTTTTGTGCCGGCGTCGATCGTGCAATCGAAATCGTGGAGCGAGCCATCACGCTGTTCGGCGCGCCTATCTACGTGCGCCACGAGATCGTGCACAACGCCTACGTGGTCGAGGATTTGCGCAAGAAAGGCGCGGTGTTCATCGAAGACCTGGCGGATGCGCCCGAAGGCAGCACGCTGATTTTCAGCGCGCACGGCGTGTCGAAGGCAGTGCGCTCGGAAGCGGAAACCCGCGGCTTGCGCGTGTTCGACGCTACCTGCCCGCTCGTGACCAAGGTGCATATGGAAGTCGCGAAGATGCGCCAGGAAGGCTTCGATATCGTGATGATCGGCCACAAGGGCCATCCCGAAGTGGAAGGCACGATGGGGCAGAGCGGTGAAGGTATGCACCTGGTGGAGGATATCCAGGACGTGGAAGCACTCGCGCTCTCCGATCCCGACCGGATTGCCTACGTGACGCAAACCACGCTGTCAGTCGACGACGCCTCCGCGATCATCAACGCATTGAAGTCGAAATATCCGTCGGTGAAAGAGCCGAAGAAGCAGGATATTTGCTACGCCACGCAGAATCGTCAGGACGCGGTGAAGTTTCTCGCGCCTCAATGCGATGTGGTGATCGTGGTGGGCAGTCCGAACAGCTCGAATTCGAGCCGGCTGCGTGAAGTGGCTGAAAAGCGCGGCATCCCTGCCTATATGGTGGATTCGCCCACGCAAATAGATCCAAAATGGGTGGAAGGGAAAAAGCGCATCGGTGTGACGGCGGGTGCGTCGGCGCCAGAAGTGCTGGCGCAGGCCGTGATCGCGCGGTTGCGGGAACTGGGGGTGCGAAACGTGCGCCCGCTGGAAGGGATCGAGGAGACGGTTTCGTTTCCGCTGCCACGTGGGCTGACGCTGCCGGGCTGA
- a CDS encoding peptidylprolyl isomerase, with translation MSIIDISEVKPGSHVTLHYRLALEDGADIVSTFADKPATLLLGAGHLAPPLEDILLGLKVGHHSTFRLMPGQAFGPRNPEMLQWVSLATLRENAMIGEDFSPGDLVEFNAPGGGRYAGVLKEVGETSALFDFNHPLAGQALAFEVKIIGIL, from the coding sequence ATGAGCATCATTGATATTTCCGAGGTGAAACCCGGTTCGCATGTCACGCTTCATTACCGGCTTGCGCTTGAGGATGGAGCGGACATTGTCAGCACGTTCGCCGACAAGCCCGCCACGCTGTTACTAGGCGCCGGTCATCTTGCGCCGCCGCTAGAAGACATTCTGCTGGGTCTGAAGGTGGGCCACCACTCGACCTTTCGGCTGATGCCTGGCCAGGCGTTCGGTCCGCGCAATCCGGAAATGCTGCAATGGGTGTCGCTTGCCACGTTGCGCGAGAACGCGATGATCGGAGAGGATTTTTCTCCCGGCGACCTCGTCGAATTCAACGCGCCGGGCGGCGGCCGTTATGCGGGCGTGCTCAAGGAGGTCGGCGAGACCTCCGCGCTGTTCGATTTCAACCATCCGCTTGCCGGCCAGGCGCTGGCGTTCGAAGTGAAAATCATCGGAATTCTGTAG
- the radC gene encoding DNA repair protein RadC yields MNARLELVQNNVPHSAGAQLAAEPPARIAPAVMRMLDWPARDRPRERLLKLGAQTLSDAELLALFLNTGRPGMTSVDVARDLLIRFESIRGVLSATATELRRFGGIGPAKAALLLAVSELCQRSLAEKTRDRPLLDAPQAVEDYLKWLIGTRPNEVFVTLFLDIKHCLITVDESAKGSISRVAVYPREIVRRALTLNAASLIVAHNHPSGGVEPSANDRRLTRVLQDSLALIDVRLLDHLVVTSNEVFSFSRQGWIPA; encoded by the coding sequence ATGAACGCCCGGCTTGAGCTGGTGCAAAACAACGTGCCGCATTCTGCGGGCGCCCAGCTCGCCGCGGAACCTCCCGCACGGATCGCGCCTGCCGTCATGCGCATGCTCGACTGGCCTGCGCGCGATCGTCCTCGCGAACGCCTGTTGAAGCTGGGCGCTCAGACGTTATCGGATGCCGAGTTGCTGGCGTTGTTCCTGAATACGGGCCGCCCGGGCATGACCTCCGTCGACGTGGCGCGCGACCTCCTGATCCGGTTCGAATCGATCAGGGGCGTGCTGAGCGCGACTGCGACGGAATTGCGCAGGTTCGGAGGTATCGGCCCGGCCAAAGCGGCGCTGCTGCTTGCTGTCTCGGAGCTGTGCCAGCGCTCGCTCGCGGAGAAAACCCGCGACCGGCCCTTGCTGGACGCCCCGCAGGCAGTGGAAGACTATTTGAAATGGCTGATCGGCACGCGACCCAACGAAGTGTTCGTCACCCTGTTTCTCGATATCAAACATTGCCTGATCACCGTGGACGAATCGGCGAAGGGGTCAATCTCGCGTGTTGCCGTCTATCCCCGGGAAATCGTGCGGCGGGCGCTCACATTAAATGCGGCCAGCCTGATCGTCGCGCATAATCACCCCTCCGGCGGCGTTGAGCCGAGTGCAAACGACCGCAGGCTGACGCGCGTGCTGCAAGACTCGCTCGCCCTGATCGACGTCCGCCTGCTGGATCATCTGGTGGTGACCTCGAACGAGGTTTTCTCTTTTTCGCGACAGGGATGGATTCCGGCTTGA
- the hutG gene encoding N-formylglutamate deformylase, with amino-acid sequence MTDQVFTLKRGTAPLLISIPHAGTQIPADIAASMTPIAREVDDTDWHLERLYAFAEEMGASILVPANSRYVIDLNRPPDGANLYPGRDTTGLCPVDTFNSEPLYPAGGAPSDMQIADRREKYWQPYHDALAEELARLKATHGKALLWEAHSIRSHVPRFFDGKLTDFNFGTAGGESAAAGLAEKLEAIVVGQGAYTAVANGRFKGGYITRHYGAPQDGIHAVQLELSQVTYMEETRPYAYDEARAARVAPLMRNLVQCALDAVRLA; translated from the coding sequence GTGACCGATCAAGTTTTTACCTTGAAGCGTGGCACTGCGCCGCTGCTGATTTCGATTCCCCATGCCGGCACGCAGATTCCCGCCGACATAGCCGCCTCCATGACGCCGATCGCCCGTGAAGTCGACGACACTGACTGGCATCTGGAGCGTCTCTACGCGTTCGCGGAGGAGATGGGCGCGTCGATCCTCGTGCCCGCGAATTCGCGTTACGTGATCGACTTGAACCGTCCGCCCGATGGCGCGAATCTCTATCCGGGACGCGATACAACAGGCCTGTGTCCCGTCGATACTTTCAACAGCGAACCGTTGTATCCCGCAGGCGGTGCGCCTTCGGATATGCAGATTGCCGATCGTCGCGAGAAGTATTGGCAGCCGTACCACGATGCATTGGCCGAAGAACTGGCGCGTTTGAAAGCCACGCATGGCAAAGCGCTGCTGTGGGAAGCGCATTCCATTCGTTCGCACGTCCCGCGTTTCTTCGATGGCAAGCTTACCGACTTCAACTTCGGCACGGCGGGTGGGGAAAGCGCGGCCGCGGGTCTTGCGGAAAAGCTCGAGGCGATAGTGGTCGGGCAGGGCGCATACACGGCTGTGGCTAACGGGCGCTTCAAGGGCGGCTACATCACCCGACACTACGGCGCGCCGCAGGACGGCATTCACGCGGTGCAGCTGGAGTTGTCGCAGGTGACTTATATGGAAGAGACGCGGCCGTACGCATACGACGAAGCCCGTGCCGCAAGGGTCGCGCCGTTGATGCGGAATCTGGTTCAGTGCGCGCTGGATGCGGTCCGTTTAGCGTGA
- the rpmG gene encoding 50S ribosomal protein L33, with amino-acid sequence MAKGARDKIKLESTAGTGHFYTTTKNKRNMPEKMAIKKFDPVVRKHVEYKETKIK; translated from the coding sequence ATGGCCAAGGGCGCACGCGACAAGATCAAGTTGGAATCGACCGCAGGAACGGGTCACTTCTACACGACCACGAAGAACAAGCGCAACATGCCGGAAAAGATGGCGATCAAGAAGTTTGATCCCGTTGTCCGCAAGCACGTTGAATACAAAGAAACCAAGATCAAATAA
- a CDS encoding HutD family protein, protein MSSAFNVIRAADLKAVPWKNGGGATREIAASPPGAAFDAFDWRVSVADVSEAGAFSVFEGIDRVLTLIEGAEMVLTDADGPRHVLARWDSLAFAGESRITAELPHGPTRDFNLMLRRDRVSGSAAVRRDAAALSVEQGSVVLVCALGEFAVDGEHLSQGDALVFEAHEHALLNVEPRSEGAVLIDARIVSKDRRHD, encoded by the coding sequence ATGTCGTCCGCCTTTAACGTCATTCGTGCGGCCGATTTGAAGGCCGTGCCGTGGAAGAACGGCGGCGGCGCGACGCGCGAGATTGCCGCGTCGCCGCCGGGCGCCGCCTTCGATGCCTTCGACTGGCGCGTGAGCGTCGCGGATGTATCGGAGGCGGGGGCGTTTTCGGTGTTCGAGGGCATTGACCGCGTGCTGACGTTGATCGAGGGCGCAGAGATGGTGCTCACCGATGCAGACGGTCCGCGGCATGTGCTCGCGCGCTGGGATTCGCTCGCGTTCGCGGGTGAATCGAGGATCACGGCAGAATTGCCGCACGGTCCGACACGCGATTTCAACCTGATGTTGAGGCGGGATCGTGTATCGGGAAGTGCGGCGGTGCGGCGTGACGCTGCAGCGTTGAGCGTAGAGCAGGGCAGCGTTGTGCTGGTCTGCGCGCTCGGTGAGTTTGCAGTTGATGGCGAGCATTTGTCTCAAGGCGATGCGCTTGTTTTCGAGGCCCACGAACATGCTTTGTTGAACGTCGAACCGCGCTCGGAAGGCGCGGTTCTCATCGACGCCCGTATTGTTTCAAAGGATCGCCGACATGACTGA
- a CDS encoding branched-chain amino acid ABC transporter permease has product MDIFIQQIINGLVLGSVYAIIALGYTMVYGILGIINFAHGDVLMVGAMVALSAIGVLQNHFPGMPLALVLVIALLVAAVVCALVGYTIERVAYRPLRRAPRLAPLITAIGVSILLQTIAMMIWGRNPLAFPQLLPTDPINVITATADRPGAVISMTEIVIIVVAFLVMGGLLLLVHKTKLGRAMRAIAENPGVASLMGVNPNFVISATFMIGSALAALAGVMIASEYGNAHFYMGFIPGLKAFTAAVLGGIGNLGGAMVGGVLLGLIEQLGAGYIGNLTGGVFGSNYQDVFAFIVLIIVLVFRPSGLLGERVADRA; this is encoded by the coding sequence ATGGATATCTTCATCCAGCAGATTATCAACGGGCTGGTGCTTGGCAGCGTGTATGCCATCATCGCGTTGGGTTACACGATGGTGTACGGGATTCTCGGCATCATCAACTTCGCTCACGGGGACGTGCTGATGGTCGGCGCCATGGTCGCGCTGTCCGCCATCGGCGTTTTGCAGAACCACTTCCCGGGCATGCCGTTAGCGTTGGTGCTGGTCATCGCGCTGCTGGTCGCCGCAGTCGTCTGCGCGCTGGTCGGCTACACGATCGAGCGCGTGGCTTATCGGCCTTTGCGTAGAGCGCCGCGTCTGGCGCCGTTGATTACGGCTATCGGCGTGTCGATTCTTCTGCAGACCATCGCCATGATGATCTGGGGCCGCAATCCGCTGGCCTTCCCGCAACTGCTGCCAACCGATCCGATCAACGTGATTACGGCCACCGCCGATCGTCCGGGCGCCGTGATCTCGATGACGGAAATCGTGATTATCGTGGTGGCGTTCCTCGTGATGGGCGGCTTGCTGCTGCTTGTGCACAAGACGAAACTCGGCCGCGCCATGCGCGCCATTGCCGAGAATCCGGGCGTCGCGAGCCTGATGGGGGTCAACCCTAACTTCGTGATCTCCGCGACCTTCATGATCGGCTCTGCGCTTGCGGCTCTCGCCGGCGTGATGATCGCCTCCGAATATGGCAACGCGCACTTCTACATGGGCTTCATCCCCGGGTTGAAGGCGTTCACGGCCGCGGTGCTGGGGGGGATCGGCAACCTGGGCGGCGCCATGGTGGGCGGCGTGCTGCTTGGCCTGATCGAACAGCTCGGTGCGGGGTATATCGGCAATTTGACTGGCGGTGTGTTCGGCAGTAACTACCAGGACGTGTTCGCGTTCATCGTGCTGATCATCGTGCTGGTGTTCCGTCCGTCCGGCCTGCTCGGCGAACGTGTCGCAGATCGCGCTTAA